In the Clostridium gelidum genome, GATACATATTTATCAGTGATGGTAGTTATGGTTCCTCTTTATTTGATTACAGCAGCGTTTGCAGGTCCAGAGTTCGGTGCTACATTATCAGGAACTACCAACTATATAATGTTTGCATTCTTACAAGCTATTCAATTTGTAGTAGGTGTGTATGTATTATTATCAGGAGTTCGTTTATTACTAGGTGAAATTGTCCCTGCATTTAGAGGAATTGCAATGCGTTTAGTTCCAGATGCAATACCTGCGTTGGATTGTCCAGTACTATTTCCATATAGTCCTAATGCAGTAATTTTAGGGTTTATCACAACTACTATAGGTTCTATTGTCGCAATGTTTGTATTGCCTACCTTTGGTTTGGCAATGATCTTACCAGGCATGCTAACAAACTTCTTTGCTGGTGGTACTGCTGGTATATTTGGTAACTTAACAGGAGGGCGTCGTGGAGCAATTATTGGCGGTATTGCACATGGTTTCTTCATTACATTATTACCGGCACTGTTAGTAACAATTTTTATGTCTATGGGATTTGCCAATGCAACAGCGACAGATGTGGATACAGTAGCAGCAGCTTTACTATATGCATGGATCATTGGTCCAATCTTAAAAGCAGTTTAGAATATGATAAAGAGATAGAAGGAGGTTTACGTAATGTTTGGATTTGCTAAGAAGAAAGATAAAGAACAGAAAAGAGAAGCTATAGAAGTAGTAGTGTTAACAGGAGAACGTAAAGAAGAATTATTACGTACTATCTATTTGAAGAAAGAAGAGGTAGATCAAGTAGCTGTAGAGGAACAATCCAAAATTTATGAAGAGATTGGATTAGCGTTTAATGAGCTTGGTGAAGAAGATAATGCGATTGATGCATTTGAAAAAAGTATTCAGTCGAAAAAATCTGTAGGAGATGCTTACAAAGCTTTATTTAAACTATATAACAAGAAGCGCGCAGAAGCAGCAAAAGC is a window encoding:
- a CDS encoding tetratricopeptide repeat protein, which produces MFGFAKKKDKEQKREAIEVVVLTGERKEELLRTIYLKKEEVDQVAVEEQSKIYEEIGLAFNELGEEDNAIDAFEKSIQSKKSVGDAYKALFKLYNKKRAEAAKANDEESLQVYLKKMDQMMQVSKDVTRGL